CCCGCCGCGATAACGCCTTCGCCTTCCGTTACTGCTTTCCCCGCCAGTTCGAATGACATTCCTTCTCCCCTCATTGCCCTTTGGCTGTTGGAAGTTTTGGTGGCGGGTCAGTTTGAATTTTCTTGCAAACGGGGCCCCCAGGTCCCCGGATAGGGAAGCCTGGGGGATCGTGACACAAGGAGTCAAAATTCAAACTGACCCATTACCGAAGTTCCTATCTCGTTGCCGCAGTCCGCAATCGTTGCTTCAGCAGCCTGCCTCTACGCAGGCATTCGATTCTTGCGCGACCACGTGATGAATCTCTTGCACCGCCGCCTCCCGCGACGCTGCCGCCTGCCCGTTGCCTTGATTTTCCGCGTTGATGAACGTCACGTCGTTCAATCCGATGTATCCGAGGATGTGCCGCAAATACGGCTCCTGAAAATCCATCGCCGCTCGCGCCGTCCCGGCGTACGTTCCTCCTCGCGACGTGATCACAATCGTTTTCTTCCCGCTGAGCAGTCCCTTCGGCCCTTTCGCGTCATAGGCAACCGTCTTCCCCACGCGCGTCACTTGGTCAATCCACGCCTTGAGCGGCCACGAAATCGTGAAGTTGTACATCGGCGCTCCAATCACAATCGTGTCCGCTGCGTGCAGTTCCTCAATCAACTCATCCGAAGTCGCAAGATATTCCCGCTGCTCAGGTGTCAGTTTCGCCGGATCGGCGTATGTCGCTGCCCATTCGTCCGTAATCTGTGGCAGCCGCGTCCGCGACAAATCTCGCTCAATGACTCTGCCCGCCGGGTGTTCCTGCTTCCAATCCTCGGCGAATTTCGCAGTCAATTGCCGCGACACCGAACTCCCGCGCGCGCTCGAATCAATCCGAAGTAGCGTCATTCGCATCCTCCTCCAACTCCCGGCGCCCCTGCCTGGCGGCTCATCGGAAGCGCCGTACACGATTGGATGAGGAAATTCGGATTTGGTTACTTTAAATAACTACTTGACTTTGTAAAGTAGGAACTTTAAAGTAACCAGCCATCGAGCTCGCGCATCCTATTACCATGACGATGAATAAGGGCAAATGTGACGCAGCTTCCCAATGCCCGATGCACAATCTCCTTCAGACGCTTGCCCGCCCATGGACTATGTACATTCTATGGACTTTAGGTCAGGAAGGCCCGACTCGCTTCGGTGCCCTTCGCCGCAAGGTGGAGGGAATCTCCTCTCGCGTTCTCACCGAGAGGCTTCGCGCTCTCGAGGAGCGCGGCTTCGTCTATCGCAAATATGAGGCTTCCATTCCTCCCGCCGTTACCTATGGCCTCACCAAGCGCGTCAAGGAAATTCAGAGTGTTCTCTGCCAGTTGAATGAAGTCGCGCGCAAATGGCGTGAGGAAGATGCTTCCGCTGCCCGCGCCGCCGCAAATGCTCTCGGTCCTTCTCCAGAAGTCGTTCATCCTTCCTGAGTTTTTCCTGCATTCCGCGCTTTTTCACAAAAGCAACTCCATCCATGCACGCGCCGTCTAAGTTTAAGCAACGACAGTTACTTTAGAAATTTCAGTATTTTGAAGTCCGTTGTAGAATTGGCAATGTTTCGGCCCGGCTCATAAAGGAGCGAGGAGCGACGAACTTCCTGGGGAGCGAGTCGATCCTACACACGGAGGAGATGGAAATGTTCTTGCGGAAACTGCTGGTACTCGTCTTTATTCTGAGCTGCGGCGCCA
The window above is part of the Candidatus Acidiferrales bacterium genome. Proteins encoded here:
- a CDS encoding helix-turn-helix domain-containing protein — translated: MTMNKGKCDAASQCPMHNLLQTLARPWTMYILWTLGQEGPTRFGALRRKVEGISSRVLTERLRALEERGFVYRKYEASIPPAVTYGLTKRVKEIQSVLCQLNEVARKWREEDASAARAAANALGPSPEVVHPS
- a CDS encoding NAD(P)H-dependent oxidoreductase, with the translated sequence MTLLRIDSSARGSSVSRQLTAKFAEDWKQEHPAGRVIERDLSRTRLPQITDEWAATYADPAKLTPEQREYLATSDELIEELHAADTIVIGAPMYNFTISWPLKAWIDQVTRVGKTVAYDAKGPKGLLSGKKTIVITSRGGTYAGTARAAMDFQEPYLRHILGYIGLNDVTFINAENQGNGQAAASREAAVQEIHHVVAQESNACVEAGC